Proteins from a genomic interval of Diospyros lotus cultivar Yz01 chromosome 6, ASM1463336v1, whole genome shotgun sequence:
- the LOC127803444 gene encoding uncharacterized protein LOC127803444 yields MAKAKPRKQMLRFCSLMMAFIFAISASVQLNDPDWYLWFPLYAAACAVNLVNGASMYINQMRQIARLTLWLGGFLLIKPLIEDFVKGIAGFWSLDMRERVVRERFGSGLAVASMSLQLKASSMSMFEVKVRPHVEYGMAVLVGITYGLSLAFLMVPQTRNEFLIKHRERKAYNQFTQH; encoded by the exons atggcaaaaGCAAAACCCAGAAAGCAGATGCTGAGATTTTGCTCGCTAATGATGGCCTTTATTTTTGCCATCTCGGCGTCTGTTCAATTGAATGACCCAG ATTGGTACTTGTGGTTTCCTCTATATGCTGCTGCTTGTGCCGTAAATCTGGTCAACGGCGCATCCATGTACATTAACCAAATGAGACAAATCGCCAGATTGACGCTATGGCTTGGGGGGTTCTTGCTTATCAAGCCACTGATTGAAGATTTTGTGAAAGGCATAGCTGGGTTTTGGTCCTTGGACATGAGGGAGAGAGTGGTCAGAGAGAGATTTGGCAGTGGATTGGCGGTCGCTTCCATGTCTCTACAGCTAAAAGCATCTTCCATGTCTATGTTTGAAGTGAAAGTTCGACCACATGTGGAATATG GAATGGCAGTGTTGGTGGGGATCACCTATGGCCTTTCCTTGGCCTTCTTGATGGTTCCACAAACCAGAAATGAGTTTCTGATTAAACATAGAGAAAGGAAGGCATACAATCAATTCACCCAACATTag
- the LOC127804744 gene encoding BTB/POZ domain-containing protein At3g50780, whose product MAEIRLTKLEQGQTKIKNVPIAVTPEGFWCCPSPVVFQKTMKTQHPLNKPKPSSPPPKTPLPKKHSPGTDKKPTSIPSRSANTSDEQRNTSSGTPVVSERVSRSKIENLRRKVSIEFGEPGNSDLKVVLLGKQGFAVRLSVHKNVLAEYSSFFAHKLLEQQPGLSCLEIDDCEDIEIYVETVGLMYCKDLKQRLIKQNLSRVLRILKVAEQLGFDICIRLCLEYLEAVPWVGDEEEEKVVSSVLSLQGQGIGVTPVLKRVCSNALNPPKDTISDILDLVLKSNEERGRREMKSIVLKLLREGNCLPSSSGLADICSGTIYSSCRGCLSSLLFLFRQAAEPGFADKSLDSKEPVVKQIALEADNLLWLLEILADRRAADEFAVMWASQQELASLHAKLSIMCRHHVSCITARLYVGIGKGELLPSKDTRHSLLQTWFQPLINDYSWLQHGRRSFDRKVVEEGIGRTILTLPLEDQQSILLAWLGSFLKAGDNCPNLQKAFEVWWRRTFIRPYVEQTNPLQADGSMTSRE is encoded by the exons ATGGCTGAAATCAGACTCACCAAGTTAGAGCAGGGTCAGACCAAGATCAAGAATGTTCCAATTGCTGTGACCCCAGAAGGATTCTGGTGCTGCCCTTCTCCTGTTGTGTTTCAGAAGACCATGAAGACACAACATCCTCTGAACAAGCCCAAACCATCCTCTCCACCACCCAAGACCCCTCTTCCGAAGAAACATTCCCCCGGGACCGACAAAAAGCCAACATCCATCCCATCACGATCAGCAAATACTTCCGATGAGCAAAGAAATACCAGCTCTGGCACACCAGTGGTTTCTGAGAGAGTGTCTCGATCAAAGATTGAAAATTTGCGTAGGAAGGTGTCCATTGAATTTGGTGAGCCTGGAAACAGTGACCTGAAAGTAGTTTTGCTTGGGAAGCAGGGTTTTGCAGTAAGGCTAAGCGTTCACAAGAACGTTCTTGCTGAATATAGTAGTTTCTTTGCGCACAAATTGTTGGAACAGCAACCTGGTTTGTCCTGTCTGGAGATTGATGATTGTGAGGATATTGAGATATATGTTGAAACTGTGGGACTGATGTATTGCAAAGATTTGAAGCAGCGGTTGATTAAGCAAAACCTTTCACGCGTGCTGCGTATTCTCAAG GTTGCGGAACAGCTTGGCTTCGACATTTGTATACGGTTATGTTTGGAATACCTGGAGGCAGTCCCTTGGGTTGGAGATGAGGAAGAGGAGAAAGTGGTGTCTTCGGTACTGAGTCTTCAAGGGCAGGGTATTGGGGTTACCCCAGTATTGAAACGCGTGTGCTCCAATGCTTTGAACCCTCCTAAGGACACAATTTCTGACATATTGGATCTCGTGCTTAAGAGCAATGAGGAGAGAGGGCGGCGTGAGATGAAATCTATTGTTCTGAAGCTCCTTAGGGAGGGTAACTGTCTTCCAAGTTCATCAGGCTTGGCTGACATTTGCAGTGGAACAATTTACAGTTCATGCAGAGGCTGCTTGAGTTCACTATTATTCCTATTCCGACAAGCTGCTGAACCGGGATTTGCAGATAAATCCCTGGATAGCAAAGAACCTGTGGTGAAGCAAATAGCTCTGGAGGCCGATAACCTCTTATGGTTGCTTGAGATTCTAGCCGACAGACGAGCAGCAGACGAGTTTGCAGTAATGTGGGCTAGCCAGCAAGAGTTGGCATCGCTTCACGCGAAGCTTTCCATCATGTGTCGCCACCATGTTAGCTGCATCACAGCAAGGCTGTACGTTGGGATAGGAAAAGGAGAGCTGCTGCCATCGAAGGACACCCGTCATTCATTGTTACAGACCTGGTTCCAGCCATTGATCAATGACTACAGCTGGTTGCAGCACGGGCGCAGATCATTCGATCGAAAGGTGGTGGAGGAAGGAATAGGCAGGACAATCCTCACGCTGCCTCTAGAGGACCAGCAGAGTATCTTGCTCGCTTGGTTGGGGAGTTTTCTCAAGGCCGGCGATAATTGCCCTAACCTCCAGAAAGCTTTTGAAGTCTGGTGGCGAAGGACTTTCATCCGACCTTATGTTGAGCAGACGAACCCGCTCCAGGCAGATGGCTCCATGACATCGAGGGAGTAA
- the LOC127803901 gene encoding BEL1-like homeodomain protein 2, which produces MGIARPPLPSVISHSKGHHPIQTTDKPISVNSMSQDYHQGIFSFSNGFDRAQHEQQHHIAQQIRRDKLRVQGFEPPPPLVPVEEEESGGLPVYETAGMLSEMFNFHPGASTASELLEHQISQNYRNPPRPQPAAGAGVSSEWYGNRNSISQHHQIPSINADSAAAMQLFLMNPQPRSPSQSPSHPPATSSTLNMLLPNQSSTSSLQGFHNPIGPNSQFTWVPNAGAHEGGSAAPQLNNPSEIGGVVEGQGLSLSLSSSLQHLEAAKAEELRIGDGGMLFFNQAGGSNNSGQYPYKNLHLQGGVGNSQPIHVGFGTSLGVVNVLRNSKYAKAAQELLEEFCSVGRGQFKKNKFGRNNINPNPNPSSSAGGGAGSGGGGGGSSSTSKDPPPLSAADRIEHQRRKVKLLSMLDEVDRRYNHYCEQMQMVVNSFDLVMGFGSAVPYTALAQKAMSRHFRCLKDAIAAQLKHSCELLGEKDAGTSGVTKGETPRLKLLEQSFRQQRAFHQMGMMEQEAWRPQRGLPERSVNILRAWLFEHFLHPYPSDADKHLLARQTGLSRNQVSNWFINARVRLWKPMVEEMYQQETKEETEERERGQSSSSGLIAQTPTPSSTTMPSAAAATTTITTATAAPRRSEINVLENDPSLHAINRHRFSENQAKLQATTSSSSSMTIPAAASLPPSIIQSYPVILQDSDTCRRGTVLCADYSGAAAATSGTTENAEMGSPLIRFGTSGGDVSLTLGLRHAGNLPEKSPFSVRDFGAC; this is translated from the exons ATGGGAATAGCAAGACCGCCACTTCCATCCGTCATATCTCATTCAAAGGGTCACCATCCAATTCAAACCACGGACAAACCCATTTCTGTGAATTCTATGTCCCAAGACTACCACCAAGGAATCTTCAGCTTCTCCAATGGGTTCGACAGAGCCCAACACGAACAACAACACCACATCGCGCAGCAGATCCGGAGGGACAAACTCCGTGTCCAAGGCTTCGAGCCTCCTCCGCCCCTCGTCCCCGTAGAAGAAGAGGAATCCGGCGGCCTTCCCGTCTACGAAACCGCCGGGATGCTCTCCGAAATGTTCAATTTCCATCCCGGCGCTTCCACCGCCTCCGAGTTGCTGGAGCACCAGATATCGCAGAATTATCGGAACCCTCCTCGGCCACAGCCGGCGGCAGGAGCCGGAGTGAGCAGTGAATGGTACGGCAACAGGAACTCCATCTCTCAGCACCATCAGATTCCATCCATTAATGCGGACTCAGCCGCAGCTATGCAGCTTTTTCTGATGAACCCGCAGCCAAGGTCTCCTTCTCAATCGCCGTCTCATCCTCCGGCGACATCCTCCACACTCAACATGCTTCTTCCAAACCAATCGTCCACTTCTAGTCTACAAGGGTTTCACAATCCAATTGGTCCTAATTCCCAATTCACTTGGGTTCCTAATGCTGGCGCCCACGAAGGAGGCAGCGCCGCCCCCCAACTCAACAACCCTAGTGAAATTGGCGGCGTCGTGGAAGGCCAAGGCCTGTCCTTGTCTTTATCCTCTTCACTGCAGCATCTGGAAGCCGCAAAGGCCGAGGAATTGAGGATCGGAGACGGCGGGATGTTGTTCTTTAATCAAGCAGGAGGGTCTAATAATTCGGGTCAGTATCCATACAAAAATTTGCATTTGCAAGGCGGAGTTGGTAACAGTCAGCCTATTCATGTTGGTTTCGGTACTTCACTGGGCGTGGTCAATGTCCTGAGGAATTCCAAATACGCCAAGGCTGCCCAAGAGTTGTTGGAAGAATTCTGTAGTGTTGGGAGGGGTCAGTTCAAAAAGAACAAGTTCGGAAGAAATAACATCAACCCTAATCCTAATCCAAGCAGCAGCGCCGGTGGCGGGGCCGGAAGTGGCGGCGGCGGAGGTGGTTCTTCGTCCACCTCCAAGGACCCCCCTCCTTTATCGGCCGCTGATAGGATTGAGCACCAGAGAAGAAAGGTCAAACTGTTATCCATGCTTGATGAG GTGGATAGGAGGTATAACCATTACTGTGAACAGATGCAAATGGTGGTGAACTCATTTGACTTGGTGATGGGATTCGGATCAGCAGTGCCATACACAGCGCTCGCCCAGAAGGCCATGTCGAGGCATTTCCGGTGCCTGAAAGACGCCATAGCAGCACAGTTGAAGCACAGCTGCGAGCTACTGGGAGAAAAGGATGCAGGCACGTCCGGAGTGACGAAAGGGGAAACACCAAGGCTCAAACTGCTAGAGCAAAGCTTCAGGCAACAAAGAGCCTTCCACCAAATGGGCATGATGGAGCAAGAAGCTTGGAGGCCCCAAAGAGGCTTGCCTGAGCGCTCTGTCAACATTTTGAGAGCTTGGCTTTTCGAGCATTTCCTCCACCC GTATCCAAGCGATGCCGATAAACATCTCTTGGCACGACAGACTGGTCTATCCAGAAATCAG GTGTCAAACTGGTTCATAAATGCCAGGGTCCGGTTGTGGAAGCCCATGGTGGAGGAGATGTACCAGCAAGAGACCAAAGAAGAgacagaagagagagaaaggggccAAAGCAGCAGCAGTGGCCTCATTGCACAAACACCAACGCCTTCCTCCACCACCATGccatcagcagcagcagcaaccaCAACAATTACAACAGCTACGGCAGCACCCAGAAGATCCGAAATCAATGTGCTTGAAAACGACCCTTCACTCCACGCAATCAATAGACACCGCTTCTCGGAAAACCAAGCAAAACTGCAGGCcaccacctcctcctcctcctccatgACCATTCCGGCCGCCGCTTCCTTGCCGCCGTCCATAATCCAATCTTATCCTGTCATTCTTCAGGATTCTGACACGTGCCGCCGCGGCACCGTTCTCTGCGCTGACTATAGTGGTGCCGCCGCCGCCACCAGCGGCACCACCGAGAATGCCGAAATGGGGTCGCCGCTGATCAGGTTTGGAACCAGCGGGGGTGATGTCTCCCTCACTCTAGGGCTTCGCCATGCCGGGAACTTGCCGGAGAAGAGTCCTTTCTCAGTTAGAGATTTTGGGGCCTGTTAA